Proteins from a single region of Gordonia hongkongensis:
- a CDS encoding tyrosine-protein phosphatase, whose amino-acid sequence MTATPGAPSPISSLPNLRDLGGWRTGDGQTVRSGVLYRSTDFSALDTADVSALESLGLKTVYDLRSAHESEAIPDPVLPGASNIALDVLADAQMSIPANIGAVLADPAVVAQADEMLSGGKAREMICGTYREMITLPSATASYTQLFRGLIDGSTPALMHCTTGKDRTGWAAASLLTLFGVPKDDVYRDYLLTNERLIPSLTPIFDGFAAAGGDPELLVGVLGVDSGYLDAAFDEVDKRYGGIEGYFGEALGLGAADQKALRDRYLT is encoded by the coding sequence GTGACTGCGACCCCCGGTGCGCCCAGCCCCATCTCCAGCCTGCCCAACCTCCGCGATCTCGGCGGCTGGCGGACCGGGGACGGGCAGACGGTCCGATCCGGTGTCCTGTACCGGTCGACGGATTTCTCCGCGCTCGACACCGCCGACGTCTCCGCGCTCGAGTCACTCGGTCTGAAGACCGTCTACGACCTGAGATCGGCGCACGAGAGCGAGGCCATCCCCGACCCCGTCCTGCCCGGCGCGTCGAACATCGCACTCGATGTCCTCGCCGATGCGCAGATGTCGATTCCCGCCAACATCGGTGCTGTCCTCGCCGACCCCGCCGTCGTCGCGCAGGCCGACGAGATGCTGTCCGGCGGCAAGGCGCGCGAGATGATCTGTGGGACCTATCGCGAGATGATCACCCTGCCCAGTGCGACGGCGTCGTACACGCAGTTGTTTCGTGGACTGATCGACGGCTCGACGCCGGCCCTCATGCACTGCACCACCGGCAAGGACCGAACAGGTTGGGCCGCAGCATCTCTGCTGACACTGTTCGGGGTGCCGAAGGACGACGTCTACCGCGACTACCTGCTCACCAATGAACGTCTGATCCCGTCGCTCACACCCATCTTCGACGGGTTCGCCGCCGCCGGGGGCGATCCCGAGCTCCTCGTCGGCGTGCTGGGCGTCGACTCCGGCTATCTCGACGCCGCGTTTGACGAGGTGGACAAGCGGTACGGCGGAATCGAGGGTTACTTCGGCGAGGCGTTGGGTCTGGGTGCCGCCGACCAGAAGGCGCTCCGGGACCGATATCTGACGTAG